In Carassius gibelio isolate Cgi1373 ecotype wild population from Czech Republic chromosome B13, carGib1.2-hapl.c, whole genome shotgun sequence, one genomic interval encodes:
- the elovl5 gene encoding elongation of very long chain fatty acids protein 5 yields MEDFNHRVNTYIDSWMGPRDPRVRGWLLLDNYIPTVAFTVMYLLIVWMGPKYMKNRQPYSCRALLVPYNLGLTLLSLYMFYELVMSAYQGGYNFFCQNTHSGGEADNRMMNVLWWYYFSKLIEFMDTFFFILRKNNHQISFLHVYHHASMLNIWWFVMNWVPCGHSYFGATFNSFIHVLMYSYYGLSAVPAIRPYLWWKKYITQGQLVQFVLTMFQTSCAVVWPCGFPMGWLYFQISYMITLILLFTNFYIKTYKRHAGSRKTDCSNGSINGHTNGVTSNEKVKNRKPRTD; encoded by the exons ATGGAGGACTTTAATCACAGAGTTAACACTTATATTGACTCTTGGATGGGACCCAGGG ATCCTCGGGTTAGAGGATGGCTTCTACTGGACAACTACATCCCTACTGTGGCCTTCACCGTCATGTATCTCCTGATTGTGTGGATGGGACCAAAATACATGAAGAATAGACAGCCCTACTCCTGCAGAGCACTGCTAGTGCCGTATAACCTCGGCCTGACGCTTCTGTCTCTCTACATGTTCTATGAG CTGGTAATGTCAGCGTATCAAGGTGGATACAACTTCTTCTGCCAGAACACCCACAGCGGAGGAGAGGCCGACAACAGG ATGATGAACGTACTTTGGTGGTATTACTTCTCCAAACTCATTGAGTTTATGGACACGTTCTTCTTCATTCTGAGGAAGAACAACCACCAGATCAGCTTCCTGCACGTGTACCATCACGCCAGCATGCTCAACATCTGGTGGTTCGTCATGAACTGGGTGCCGTGTGGCCACT CCTACTTCGGCGCCACGTTTAACAGCTTCATCCATGTGCTGATGTACTCGTACTATGGCCTCTCCGCTGTCCCCGCCATCAGACCGTATCTGTGGTGGAAGAAGTACATCACTCAAGGGCAGCTG GTCCAGTTTGTCCTGACCATGTTCCAGACGTCTTGTGCTGTGGTTTGGCCATGTGGTTTCCCAATGGGCTGGCTGTATTTCCAGATCTCTTACATGATCACTCTCATCTTACTCTTCACAAACTTCTACATAAAG ACCTATAAGAGACATGCGGGATCTCGTAAGACCGATTGCTCGAACGGATCAATAAACGGTCACACTAATGGGGTGACATCCAATGAGAAGGTGAAAAACAGGAAACCGCGCACAGATTGA